CAGAATGCGATGTATTCATACTTGGGAGCGAGGTGTTCGAGCTTGCGCAGGAAAGCATCACAATCCCCATCAGTCACTTCAGGTCCCTTTTCGTTAATTTTCGTATCTTTTCCGGTCGATGCATCGATAAGTGCGACACATACTCGGGATTCCTGATCGATGGGCACGAAGTCAGGATTTAACCCATCATTTGTAAGACCTTCGATGATACTGGCGCCATTATAACCGCCAGTAAAACCCGTGGTTGAAACTAAACCTTCTTGAGGATCAAGAAGAAGGATAACTCTGGCAACATTGACGCCCTTACCGGCAGGACAAGTATGCGCTTCCTTCACATGATGCACTGCGCCGGGAGTAATTTTATCCAGATAGTAGGTCTTATCAACCGTTGGGTTCAACGTCACCGTAAGAATAGCCAAAACCGCCTCCAACATCTAACATTGACTAGGATTGTACCCTTGCTAAGGCACAATAACTTCAGTTTTGATTTTTGACAGGTTCAACGCCCTACCCCTACATCCGGATAATAAAGGTAAGTAGGCTTTATCAAATGCGACAAAAGCAGGAGCGCCTTTAACAAGGACACTCCTGCTTTTGTATTTTTTCTGAATACTTACAAGCTGCAAAGACTAATAAACAAATGTATCAAAACGGCATGCAACATTATTGAAAACTAATCGATACTAACAAAAGATCAACTAGTCTCAAAATCGCAAGCTGGTTCGTAATTGAACGAATATCTTAGATGAGATCCGCAGCAGTGATAATGCTCATCGCGATATCCTTCATCTTCCGGTTCTGGTTTCGAGCCTGGAAATGAATTCGCTTGAACGCTTCATCTTCGGAAAGACCGTGGCGATCCATCAAGATTCCCTTAGCGCGTTCGATAAGCTTGCGAGTCTCAAGGGCTTCAGTAAGTTCAGTAACTTCTTTGTTTCGCAGTTGAAGCTCTTTAAAACGACGCATTGCGATTTCAATCGCGGGGCCTAAGTCTTCTTTGCGGAAAGGCTTTAGAAGATAGGCAAGCGCGCCAGCTTCGCCTGCTTTCTCAACCAACTCATCTTCGACAAATCCTGTTAAGAACATGATTGCGCATGGATGGTCATTGATAATTGCCTTTGCAGCTTCAATTCCGTCCATCTCCGGCATTCGAATGTCCAAAATTGCCAGTTCCGGCTGATGCTGTTTGGCAGCCAACACAGCCTGCGTACCATTTTCACATTCAGCAACGACACGATGGCCCAACCGCTCCAAACGTGCTCGAAGCATCATTCTGGTGACGGCTTCGTCCTCAGCGATAATTACAGATAATCCAGTCATCTAATCCACCTCCGCAACTAGCGGCACAGTCAATCCGTTTCCGGTCAGCAGCTCGGACATCCGCAGTGGAGCTAAAAGCTCGAACACAAGAGATGATACAGGCCACTTTTCTTCAATTGACCAGGCGCTAAATGCATTTATTGCCAGCTTTCATTAATCTGCCCGCAAATTTACAATAAACTATTATATCACGTACGGTTAAGAAAGTTTGCATTGTTTACGTATGAGCTTAATAAATGCCATCGTATACCGAGCTTCTTGCACAATATAATTCGACGTCAGGCGCCTAAAATCCTTTGTTTGCCCATATTTTGTCTTTGATGTGTAATAAAGCATAAATGTTCTAGCTAAGACCAGATGATGCGGACGAGGCAGATGCAGGCGATGGCTATTACTAAAAGGGCGAATGCGCGTTGGAGATAAGCGACGTGGATGCGGTGGCTGTGCCATGCGCCGAATTGCACACCGATTAGAGAGCCTGCCATCAAGGCAAATACTATCCTCAAATCCACCTTTCCCGCTAAAGCATACTGGATCGTTCCGGCTATTGCCGAAACCATTATCAGTAAAGAACTCGTGCCGATAGCCATTCGAAGATGAATGCCATAACCATAAACCAATAAGGGGATGAGGATAACTCCGCCGCCGATTCCCAACAAGCCAGCTAGCACGCCGATGAGTAGTCCGGCCATCGTTAGGGAGAAAAGTGATACGGCCTTCACATTGCTTGCGGGTAGGCCAATTCGCAAGGGGCCATTCGGCCAGCACAAACGATTGGAGGGATTATCTTGTTCCGAGTTGTTCTCCCGCCAAAGATGTATTGCAATCCCAAAAAGCAGTACCACAAAGATAGCGCTGACAGTGGTTGTAGCGAAAGGCGCTTTACGTCCGAGGAAGCTTACTGAACCTATTCCTTCCAGGTATTTCAAAAATCCTTTGCCAAGCGCAGTGCCAATAATTGTCCCCGGAGCCATACACAAAACCAAGCGGGTATCGGTGCAATGTTTCTTGGCATGACGCCAAGCCGATCCCGCTCCAACGACAATCATCTGGGCCAACCCACTTCCAACCGCAACAGCAGGGTCTATCCCAAACAATGAGATCAAGAGCGGGGTCAGCATAAAGCCGCCCCCTACACCGAATAGGCCGGCAGCATATCCGACCCCCGCTCCTAATATCGCCAAACCGGCAAGAAAGGCATGAGAATAAGGCATTAAGGCGTTTCCGGTAGTCCGTATTTAACGCTTGGCAGAGGATTGCCCCGGTTATCGCAGACACGGAAGGAAAATTGCCAATATCCGCTGGGTTTGGCCACTTTGATAAGGAATTGGTTAGTTCCTTTTTTGAGACGAACCCTCATAATGTTGCCATCCGATCCGCTGCCACCCTCAACCGGCATATAGGAAATAAGCTTTCCGTCTTGCCATACCTTGCTGGCATCGTTTGTGCCAAAGCGAAGCTGGGCGAACTGGTCCTTCTCTGATATGACCGTCGTTGCCGCATATGCAAGCAAGTTCTTCGGCATTTCAACGCCTTCGGATAAATCGAAAACATAACCGAGCGCCGATACCTTCCGCCATGTATTACCTCCGGCATTAGCGCCCACTGAAGGCTTGACAGAAGTTTCTTTGATGAATGACTTGTTGATGCCGTAATCCTTCTCGCCTTTAGTATCGAAAGGTCCGAGGAAGAGGATATCGCGGCAATATTGGTCGACCCATGGGTTATTCACGCGTTTGGTATAGGGAAGATCTCGCCACATCTTTCGCGTAGCATAGGCGGTCATCAGCAGGTCGCAATCGGTGAGCGAGTCGGAGCTTGGAAAGATGCCATCCGGGTATCCGTTATGAGCATTCATCGCGCACCCTGATGCGTGCATGAATTCGTGATACATGATGCCGTCGCTATCGCACATCAAGTAGCCAATATAAAGAGCGCCCTTGGTGCTTGGGACAGGAGGAAGAGTGCCGGCAAGAAGATTGAGACGAATATCTTCCGTCGGTTCGTCTTTGGCCATATCTGATCGGTAGGTTTTGACAAACACGAAGATGCTGTCGGCCTCATTCGGCTTCAAATCAGTGATATAGGGCATACAGACGCTCGGATCAGGCCAGTCGTCCCAAGTGGTTAAAGGTTTCTCGATAATCGTGAGTGTCCAGTCGATTTTTAAGTTGCCCCAAGAGAATTTCCAGATAATTTTTTCAAATTTGGCAAGCGCTTGGCGAGTTTTTTCGATTTCCTCATCACGGAAGGTCTGCTTGGTGTGATGCGAACCGCCTTGAGCGTCCTTCCATTGGAGGTCGAGGGTTCGGAACAGATAAGCCCTCAGCTTCCAGTGCCCTGCTTTCGATTCATCCGTATTGGGAGCCACTTTGGGACGAAGCTCGCGGAATTTAGCGCGCATCGCATCCCAAGTTTCCTGATCGCACTTGGTCGAATCGTAGATATTCTCATAGTGAAGTAGAGCGGCATCCCAATTGCCTGCTTTTTCAGCTTCAACTGCCGCTTTGCGCTCAGCTTTGGCATCCATAAACGTTGCCGCGCTTAGCATGACCACGCTGAGCAGTCCAAACATAGCCACAACCAACAATCCTTTAATCATTATTTCCTCCTGAATTATTCTCAATTATGAACTTGACGGATAAGCAATGCAGAAGTTGCGTCGGCTACTTCACTTTGCCGTCAGCCACATTGACCTTTGCTTAAAGTTCTTCCATCGAAATTATAGCAGAGACGTATAGACGCAATCACCCTCTATCTGATTGATAATCCTGCCCCCCTTCAATATGGCCTGAAGGGATACGGGTCTTTCTCTTGAGTTAGAATGGGTATTATGGAACAAGTTGTGTTTGAGTTTAAAAGAGGTATTCCACGAACCTATTGGAGGTCTCGTTAAATGAATCGGAAAATGACTTCGAAAGAACGAGTGCTGACTACTTTCGCTAGGCAGAAACCGGATCGCGTTCCAATCAATTATTCTGCAAATGGCGGTATCCATGAACGTCTGCTGGAGCATTTTGGGCTTCATGGTAAGGATTGGTCGAGTTTATGTGAAAGGCTCGGGGTTGATTTCAAAGGCATCGGAGCGAGCTACGTTGGGCCGCGTCTGCATCCTGAAATCCCTGATAGGGATGTCGATTCGCGATGGGGTTGGATCACGCGCTTTGTCGAACACAGCAGCGGCTCGTATTGGGACTATTGCGATTTTCCGTTGAAAGACGCCGATGAAGAGGCTGTTGCAAACTGGCCGATGCCCTCTCCGGATGATCATGACTACTCACATATCGAAAAGTGGTGCAAAGAACAGGAGCAATACGCGATCCACATCGGCAGTCCTGGGCTGGCTTGCATTATGAATACCACCGGTTTCCTTCGCGGCATGGAGGAGATGTTTGTCGACTTAGCCGAAGATAATCCCGCCGGTTTACTCTTGATCGACCGAATGTTGGCAATTCAACTGGAAATCGCCCATCGGGAAATCGAGGCAGCCAAAGGGGGAGTCGATTTCATGTGGATTGGCGAGGATTTGGGTTCAATCCGTGGGCCACTTATCAGCATGGCGACTTTCCAAAAGCATATTAAGCCGCGTCACAAGCCTTTCTTCGATCTGGCAAAAGCCTATGACCTGCCCGTGATGATCCACACCTGCGGTTCGAGCAGTTGGACTTATGATGAATACATCGAGATGGGCTTAACGGTCGCCGATACGCTCCAACCTGAAGCTGCCGATATGTCGCCTGAATATCTTAAATCACGTTTTGGTGATCGAATAGCCTTTCATGGCTGCATCAGCACTGCTGGACCAGTAGCTTATGGGACGGTAGAGGACGTAATCGCCGATTGCCGAAAGACTTTGGAAATCATGATGCCCGGCAGCGGCTACTGTTTTGCCCCTACCCATGCCCTCCAAGATAATTCACCAACCGAAAACGTTGTAGCTATGTACGAGGCGGCGCATAAATATGGGGTGTATTAGGGACAGGGTATTCTAATGGGGACTCTTTGGGAGGTGAGCGAAAGTTGTTAGAAGATGCATATTATGAGATTATAAAGTCAATCGGAGAAGACCCTGATAGAGAAGGTTTGGTTAAAACCCCTAAAAGGGCAGCGGATGCAATTCGTTATTTGACAAGCGGTTATCAAGCTAATGTCGAAACTATCCTCAACGGGGCTGTATTCACAGAAAACTATGAGGATATGGTCGTCGTGAAAGATATCGAATTCTATAGCCTCTGTGAACACCATCTGCTCCCGTTTTATGGCCGATGTCATATTGGCTATATTCCTAGCGGTAAGATTGTCGGCATCAGCAAAATCGCACGGCTTGTCGAAGTATTTGCGCGAAGGCTTCAGGTTCAAGAGCGCATGACGATGCAGATTGCCGATGTGATGGAAGAGGCGCTCAGTCCTCTAGGAGTCGCTGTCGTTATTAAAGCTCGGCATTTATGTATGCTGGCGCGTGGAGTTGAAAAGCAGAATTCCAAAGTAATAACAAGCGAAGTAAGAGGCAGTTTCCGAACTGACCGCAGAACTCGTATCGAATTTATGGACTTGATTAGTCTTCAGAACGAAATCGATTAAGGGGTTGTGGATGAAAGTCGCGATCACAGGCGCAACCGGATTCATCGGCAGTCGGCTATGCAAGGCGCTGCTTGAGCAAGGGGCAGAGATAAATGTTCTGAGCCGAAATGCTGACCATGCAAAAAAATCGCTGCCGGGAATTACCAATGCTTTCGATTGGAATGCAGAAGCCGAAAAAGCGCCCACGGAAGCGCTTGCGGGGATGGATGCCGTTATTCATCTGGCAGGAGCGAATGTCGGCGAGCGTTGGACGAAAGAGCAAAAGAATAAGATACTCGAATCCCGCCGTCAAAGCACTCAAAACCTGGTTGCCGGTCTAGCAGATACTCACCCTCGGCCTCCAGTTTTAATTAGCGCATCGGCGATCGGC
This DNA window, taken from bacterium, encodes the following:
- a CDS encoding uroporphyrinogen decarboxylase family protein, whose amino-acid sequence is MNRKMTSKERVLTTFARQKPDRVPINYSANGGIHERLLEHFGLHGKDWSSLCERLGVDFKGIGASYVGPRLHPEIPDRDVDSRWGWITRFVEHSSGSYWDYCDFPLKDADEEAVANWPMPSPDDHDYSHIEKWCKEQEQYAIHIGSPGLACIMNTTGFLRGMEEMFVDLAEDNPAGLLLIDRMLAIQLEIAHREIEAAKGGVDFMWIGEDLGSIRGPLISMATFQKHIKPRHKPFFDLAKAYDLPVMIHTCGSSSWTYDEYIEMGLTVADTLQPEAADMSPEYLKSRFGDRIAFHGCISTAGPVAYGTVEDVIADCRKTLEIMMPGSGYCFAPTHALQDNSPTENVVAMYEAAHKYGVY
- the folE gene encoding GTP cyclohydrolase I FolE; its protein translation is MLEDAYYEIIKSIGEDPDREGLVKTPKRAADAIRYLTSGYQANVETILNGAVFTENYEDMVVVKDIEFYSLCEHHLLPFYGRCHIGYIPSGKIVGISKIARLVEVFARRLQVQERMTMQIADVMEEALSPLGVAVVIKARHLCMLARGVEKQNSKVITSEVRGSFRTDRRTRIEFMDLISLQNEID
- a CDS encoding response regulator gives rise to the protein MTGLSVIIAEDEAVTRMMLRARLERLGHRVVAECENGTQAVLAAKQHQPELAILDIRMPEMDGIEAAKAIINDHPCAIMFLTGFVEDELVEKAGEAGALAYLLKPFRKEDLGPAIEIAMRRFKELQLRNKEVTELTEALETRKLIERAKGILMDRHGLSEDEAFKRIHFQARNQNRKMKDIAMSIITAADLI
- a CDS encoding sulfite exporter TauE/SafE family protein encodes the protein MPYSHAFLAGLAILGAGVGYAAGLFGVGGGFMLTPLLISLFGIDPAVAVGSGLAQMIVVGAGSAWRHAKKHCTDTRLVLCMAPGTIIGTALGKGFLKYLEGIGSVSFLGRKAPFATTTVSAIFVVLLFGIAIHLWRENNSEQDNPSNRLCWPNGPLRIGLPASNVKAVSLFSLTMAGLLIGVLAGLLGIGGGVILIPLLVYGYGIHLRMAIGTSSLLIMVSAIAGTIQYALAGKVDLRIVFALMAGSLIGVQFGAWHSHRIHVAYLQRAFALLVIAIACICLVRIIWS